A section of the Carya illinoinensis cultivar Pawnee chromosome 12, C.illinoinensisPawnee_v1, whole genome shotgun sequence genome encodes:
- the LOC122289045 gene encoding E3 ubiquitin-protein ligase CCNB1IP1 homolog isoform X2, producing MRCNACWRELEGQAISTTCGHLLCTDDASKILSNDGACPICDQILSKSLMKPVDINPNDEWINMALAGVSPQILMKSAYRSVMFYIGQKELEMQFKMNRIFAQCRQKCEAMQEKFTEKLEQVHTAYQKMSKRCQMMEQEIESLSKDKQELQEKFSEKSRQKRKLDEMYDQLRSEYDSMKRSAIQPAGSFYPRNGPDLFANPANMMDNRDNIRKDDLFIAGWPLFTPDTPGPREDVWPARQNSPNSGTFDISVGSPAKQPVIPADAGNRRTGGHPVFGAGASNPSTTLRNLILSPIKRPQLSRNRPQMFT from the exons ATGAGATGCAATGCGTGCTGGCGAGAACTGGAAGGGCAAGCCATTTCCACCACCTGTGGTCACCTCTTGT GCACAGATGATGCTAGCAAGATCCTCAGTAACGATGGAGCATGTCCCATTTGTGACCAAATTCTCTCTAAGAG TCTGATGAAACCTGTAGATATCAATCCAAATGATGAATGGATAAAC ATGGCCTTGGCTGGAGTGTCTCCACAGATAT TGATGAAGAGTGCATACAGAAGTGTGATGTTCTACATCGGGCAAAAGGAATTGGAAATGCAGTTCAAGATGAACAGAATATTTGCTCAATGTCGGCAAAAATGTGAAGCAATGCAAGAAAAATTCACAGAAAAACTTGAGCAGGTGCATACTGCATATCAGAAAATGTCCAAGAGATGCCAAATGATGGAGCAAGAGATTGAGAGCTTGTCCAAGGATAAGCAGGAGCTCCAGGAAAAATTCTCTGAGAAATCCAG ACAGAAGAGAAAACTTGATGAAATGTACGACCAATTGAGAAGCGAGTATGATTCAATGAAACGATCAGCCATCCAACCTGCAGGCAGCTTTTATCCAAGAAATGGGCCTGACTTGTTCGCCAACCCAGCTAACATGATGGATAACAGAGACAACATTAGAAAAG ATGACTTATTTATAGCAGGTTGGCCGCTTTTTACTCCTGACACTCCAGGGCCTAGAGAGGATGTATGGCCAGCGAGACAGAATAGCCCAAACTCTGGCACCTTTGATATATCTGTTGGCTCACCAGCGAAACAACCAGTCATCCCTGCCGATGCTGGTAACAGAAGGACAGGTGGTCACCCTGTTTTTGGAGCTGGAGCTAGTAATCCCTCAACGACTTTAAGAAACTTGATACTCTCTCCCATTAAGAGACCTCAGCTCTCTCGTAACCGCCCTCAGATGTTTACGTAA
- the LOC122289045 gene encoding E3 ubiquitin-protein ligase CCNB1IP1 homolog isoform X3, whose protein sequence is MRCNACWRELEGQAISTTCGHLLYDASKILSNDGACPICDQILSKSLMKPVDINPNDEWINMALAGVSPQILMKSAYRSVMFYIGQKELEMQFKMNRIFAQCRQKCEAMQEKFTEKLEQVHTAYQKMSKRCQMMEQEIESLSKDKQELQEKFSEKSRQKRKLDEMYDQLRSEYDSMKRSAIQPAGSFYPRNGPDLFANPANMMDNRDNIRKDDLFIAGWPLFTPDTPGPREDVWPARQNSPNSGTFDISVGSPAKQPVIPADAGNRRTGGHPVFGAGASNPSTTLRNLILSPIKRPQLSRNRPQMFTF, encoded by the exons ATGAGATGCAATGCGTGCTGGCGAGAACTGGAAGGGCAAGCCATTTCCACCACCTGTGGTCACCTCTTGT ATGATGCTAGCAAGATCCTCAGTAACGATGGAGCATGTCCCATTTGTGACCAAATTCTCTCTAAGAG TCTGATGAAACCTGTAGATATCAATCCAAATGATGAATGGATAAAC ATGGCCTTGGCTGGAGTGTCTCCACAGATAT TGATGAAGAGTGCATACAGAAGTGTGATGTTCTACATCGGGCAAAAGGAATTGGAAATGCAGTTCAAGATGAACAGAATATTTGCTCAATGTCGGCAAAAATGTGAAGCAATGCAAGAAAAATTCACAGAAAAACTTGAGCAGGTGCATACTGCATATCAGAAAATGTCCAAGAGATGCCAAATGATGGAGCAAGAGATTGAGAGCTTGTCCAAGGATAAGCAGGAGCTCCAGGAAAAATTCTCTGAGAAATCCAG ACAGAAGAGAAAACTTGATGAAATGTACGACCAATTGAGAAGCGAGTATGATTCAATGAAACGATCAGCCATCCAACCTGCAGGCAGCTTTTATCCAAGAAATGGGCCTGACTTGTTCGCCAACCCAGCTAACATGATGGATAACAGAGACAACATTAGAAAAG ATGACTTATTTATAGCAGGTTGGCCGCTTTTTACTCCTGACACTCCAGGGCCTAGAGAGGATGTATGGCCAGCGAGACAGAATAGCCCAAACTCTGGCACCTTTGATATATCTGTTGGCTCACCAGCGAAACAACCAGTCATCCCTGCCGATGCTGGTAACAGAAGGACAGGTGGTCACCCTGTTTTTGGAGCTGGAGCTAGTAATCCCTCAACGACTTTAAGAAACTTGATACTCTCTCCCATTAAGAGACCTCAGCTCTCTCGTAACCGCCCTCAGATGTTTAC aTTTTAA
- the LOC122289045 gene encoding E3 ubiquitin-protein ligase CCNB1IP1 homolog isoform X4, whose translation MRCNACWRELEGQAISTTCGHLLCTDDASKILSNDGACPICDQILSKSLMKPVDINPNDEWINMALAGVSPQILMKSAYRSVMFYIGQKELEMQFKMNRIFAQCRQKCEAMQEKFTEKLEQVHTAYQKMSKRCQMMEQEIESLSKDKQELQEKFSEKSRQKRKLDEMYDQLRSEYDSMKRSAIQPAGSFYPRNGPDLFANPANMMDNRDNIRKGWPLFTPDTPGPREDVWPARQNSPNSGTFDISVGSPAKQPVIPADAGNRRTGGHPVFGAGASNPSTTLRNLILSPIKRPQLSRNRPQMFTF comes from the exons ATGAGATGCAATGCGTGCTGGCGAGAACTGGAAGGGCAAGCCATTTCCACCACCTGTGGTCACCTCTTGT GCACAGATGATGCTAGCAAGATCCTCAGTAACGATGGAGCATGTCCCATTTGTGACCAAATTCTCTCTAAGAG TCTGATGAAACCTGTAGATATCAATCCAAATGATGAATGGATAAAC ATGGCCTTGGCTGGAGTGTCTCCACAGATAT TGATGAAGAGTGCATACAGAAGTGTGATGTTCTACATCGGGCAAAAGGAATTGGAAATGCAGTTCAAGATGAACAGAATATTTGCTCAATGTCGGCAAAAATGTGAAGCAATGCAAGAAAAATTCACAGAAAAACTTGAGCAGGTGCATACTGCATATCAGAAAATGTCCAAGAGATGCCAAATGATGGAGCAAGAGATTGAGAGCTTGTCCAAGGATAAGCAGGAGCTCCAGGAAAAATTCTCTGAGAAATCCAG ACAGAAGAGAAAACTTGATGAAATGTACGACCAATTGAGAAGCGAGTATGATTCAATGAAACGATCAGCCATCCAACCTGCAGGCAGCTTTTATCCAAGAAATGGGCCTGACTTGTTCGCCAACCCAGCTAACATGATGGATAACAGAGACAACATTAGAAAAG GTTGGCCGCTTTTTACTCCTGACACTCCAGGGCCTAGAGAGGATGTATGGCCAGCGAGACAGAATAGCCCAAACTCTGGCACCTTTGATATATCTGTTGGCTCACCAGCGAAACAACCAGTCATCCCTGCCGATGCTGGTAACAGAAGGACAGGTGGTCACCCTGTTTTTGGAGCTGGAGCTAGTAATCCCTCAACGACTTTAAGAAACTTGATACTCTCTCCCATTAAGAGACCTCAGCTCTCTCGTAACCGCCCTCAGATGTTTAC aTTTTAA
- the LOC122289045 gene encoding E3 ubiquitin-protein ligase CCNB1IP1 homolog isoform X8, with amino-acid sequence MQCVLARTGRASHFHHLWSPLVYPNLMKPVDINPNDEWINMALAGVSPQILMKSAYRSVMFYIGQKELEMQFKMNRIFAQCRQKCEAMQEKFTEKLEQVHTAYQKMSKRCQMMEQEIESLSKDKQELQEKFSEKSRQKRKLDEMYDQLRSEYDSMKRSAIQPAGSFYPRNGPDLFANPANMMDNRDNIRKDDLFIAGWPLFTPDTPGPREDVWPARQNSPNSGTFDISVGSPAKQPVIPADAGNRRTGGHPVFGAGASNPSTTLRNLILSPIKRPQLSRNRPQMFTF; translated from the exons ATGCAATGCGTGCTGGCGAGAACTGGAAGGGCAAGCCATTTCCACCACCTGTGGTCACCTCTTGTGTATCCGAA TCTGATGAAACCTGTAGATATCAATCCAAATGATGAATGGATAAAC ATGGCCTTGGCTGGAGTGTCTCCACAGATAT TGATGAAGAGTGCATACAGAAGTGTGATGTTCTACATCGGGCAAAAGGAATTGGAAATGCAGTTCAAGATGAACAGAATATTTGCTCAATGTCGGCAAAAATGTGAAGCAATGCAAGAAAAATTCACAGAAAAACTTGAGCAGGTGCATACTGCATATCAGAAAATGTCCAAGAGATGCCAAATGATGGAGCAAGAGATTGAGAGCTTGTCCAAGGATAAGCAGGAGCTCCAGGAAAAATTCTCTGAGAAATCCAG ACAGAAGAGAAAACTTGATGAAATGTACGACCAATTGAGAAGCGAGTATGATTCAATGAAACGATCAGCCATCCAACCTGCAGGCAGCTTTTATCCAAGAAATGGGCCTGACTTGTTCGCCAACCCAGCTAACATGATGGATAACAGAGACAACATTAGAAAAG ATGACTTATTTATAGCAGGTTGGCCGCTTTTTACTCCTGACACTCCAGGGCCTAGAGAGGATGTATGGCCAGCGAGACAGAATAGCCCAAACTCTGGCACCTTTGATATATCTGTTGGCTCACCAGCGAAACAACCAGTCATCCCTGCCGATGCTGGTAACAGAAGGACAGGTGGTCACCCTGTTTTTGGAGCTGGAGCTAGTAATCCCTCAACGACTTTAAGAAACTTGATACTCTCTCCCATTAAGAGACCTCAGCTCTCTCGTAACCGCCCTCAGATGTTTAC aTTTTAA
- the LOC122289045 gene encoding E3 ubiquitin-protein ligase CCNB1IP1 homolog isoform X10 codes for MDKHGLGWSVSTDIAYRSVMFYIGQKELEMQFKMNRIFAQCRQKCEAMQEKFTEKLEQVHTAYQKMSKRCQMMEQEIESLSKDKQELQEKFSEKSRQKRKLDEMYDQLRSEYDSMKRSAIQPAGSFYPRNGPDLFANPANMMDNRDNIRKDDLFIAGWPLFTPDTPGPREDVWPARQNSPNSGTFDISVGSPAKQPVIPADAGNRRTGGHPVFGAGASNPSTTLRNLILSPIKRPQLSRNRPQMFTF; via the exons ATGGATAAAC ATGGCCTTGGCTGGAGTGTCTCCACAGATAT TGCATACAGAAGTGTGATGTTCTACATCGGGCAAAAGGAATTGGAAATGCAGTTCAAGATGAACAGAATATTTGCTCAATGTCGGCAAAAATGTGAAGCAATGCAAGAAAAATTCACAGAAAAACTTGAGCAGGTGCATACTGCATATCAGAAAATGTCCAAGAGATGCCAAATGATGGAGCAAGAGATTGAGAGCTTGTCCAAGGATAAGCAGGAGCTCCAGGAAAAATTCTCTGAGAAATCCAG ACAGAAGAGAAAACTTGATGAAATGTACGACCAATTGAGAAGCGAGTATGATTCAATGAAACGATCAGCCATCCAACCTGCAGGCAGCTTTTATCCAAGAAATGGGCCTGACTTGTTCGCCAACCCAGCTAACATGATGGATAACAGAGACAACATTAGAAAAG ATGACTTATTTATAGCAGGTTGGCCGCTTTTTACTCCTGACACTCCAGGGCCTAGAGAGGATGTATGGCCAGCGAGACAGAATAGCCCAAACTCTGGCACCTTTGATATATCTGTTGGCTCACCAGCGAAACAACCAGTCATCCCTGCCGATGCTGGTAACAGAAGGACAGGTGGTCACCCTGTTTTTGGAGCTGGAGCTAGTAATCCCTCAACGACTTTAAGAAACTTGATACTCTCTCCCATTAAGAGACCTCAGCTCTCTCGTAACCGCCCTCAGATGTTTAC aTTTTAA
- the LOC122289045 gene encoding E3 ubiquitin-protein ligase CCNB1IP1 homolog isoform X5, whose amino-acid sequence MRCNACWRELEGQAISTTCGHLLCTDDASKILSNDGACPICDQILSKSLMKPVDINPNDEWINMALAGVSPQILMKSAYRSVMFYIGQKELEMQFKMNRIFAQCRQKCEAMQEKFTEKLEQVHTAYQKMSKRCQMMEQEIESLSKDKQELQEKFSEKSRQKRKLDEMYDQLRSEYDSMKRSAIQPAGSFYPRNGPDLFANPANMMDNRDNIRKGWPLFTPDTPGPREDVWPARQNSPNSGTFDISVGSPAKQPVIPADAGNRRTGGHPVFGAGASNPSTTLRNLILSPIKRPQLSRNRPQMFT is encoded by the exons ATGAGATGCAATGCGTGCTGGCGAGAACTGGAAGGGCAAGCCATTTCCACCACCTGTGGTCACCTCTTGT GCACAGATGATGCTAGCAAGATCCTCAGTAACGATGGAGCATGTCCCATTTGTGACCAAATTCTCTCTAAGAG TCTGATGAAACCTGTAGATATCAATCCAAATGATGAATGGATAAAC ATGGCCTTGGCTGGAGTGTCTCCACAGATAT TGATGAAGAGTGCATACAGAAGTGTGATGTTCTACATCGGGCAAAAGGAATTGGAAATGCAGTTCAAGATGAACAGAATATTTGCTCAATGTCGGCAAAAATGTGAAGCAATGCAAGAAAAATTCACAGAAAAACTTGAGCAGGTGCATACTGCATATCAGAAAATGTCCAAGAGATGCCAAATGATGGAGCAAGAGATTGAGAGCTTGTCCAAGGATAAGCAGGAGCTCCAGGAAAAATTCTCTGAGAAATCCAG ACAGAAGAGAAAACTTGATGAAATGTACGACCAATTGAGAAGCGAGTATGATTCAATGAAACGATCAGCCATCCAACCTGCAGGCAGCTTTTATCCAAGAAATGGGCCTGACTTGTTCGCCAACCCAGCTAACATGATGGATAACAGAGACAACATTAGAAAAG GTTGGCCGCTTTTTACTCCTGACACTCCAGGGCCTAGAGAGGATGTATGGCCAGCGAGACAGAATAGCCCAAACTCTGGCACCTTTGATATATCTGTTGGCTCACCAGCGAAACAACCAGTCATCCCTGCCGATGCTGGTAACAGAAGGACAGGTGGTCACCCTGTTTTTGGAGCTGGAGCTAGTAATCCCTCAACGACTTTAAGAAACTTGATACTCTCTCCCATTAAGAGACCTCAGCTCTCTCGTAACCGCCCTCAGATGTTTACGTAA
- the LOC122289045 gene encoding E3 ubiquitin-protein ligase CCNB1IP1 homolog isoform X6 — MRCNACWRELEGQAISTTCGHLLCTDDASKILSNDGACPICDQILSKSLMKPVDINPNDEWINMALAGVSPQILMKSAYRSVMFYIGQKELEMQFKMNRIFAQCRQKCEAMQEKFTEKLEQVHTAYQKMSKRCQMMEQEIESLSKDKQELQEKFSEKSRQKRKLDEMYDQLRSEYDSMKRSAIQPAGSFYPRNGPDLFANPANMMDNRDNIRKGPREDVWPARQNSPNSGTFDISVGSPAKQPVIPADAGNRRTGGHPVFGAGASNPSTTLRNLILSPIKRPQLSRNRPQMFTF, encoded by the exons ATGAGATGCAATGCGTGCTGGCGAGAACTGGAAGGGCAAGCCATTTCCACCACCTGTGGTCACCTCTTGT GCACAGATGATGCTAGCAAGATCCTCAGTAACGATGGAGCATGTCCCATTTGTGACCAAATTCTCTCTAAGAG TCTGATGAAACCTGTAGATATCAATCCAAATGATGAATGGATAAAC ATGGCCTTGGCTGGAGTGTCTCCACAGATAT TGATGAAGAGTGCATACAGAAGTGTGATGTTCTACATCGGGCAAAAGGAATTGGAAATGCAGTTCAAGATGAACAGAATATTTGCTCAATGTCGGCAAAAATGTGAAGCAATGCAAGAAAAATTCACAGAAAAACTTGAGCAGGTGCATACTGCATATCAGAAAATGTCCAAGAGATGCCAAATGATGGAGCAAGAGATTGAGAGCTTGTCCAAGGATAAGCAGGAGCTCCAGGAAAAATTCTCTGAGAAATCCAG ACAGAAGAGAAAACTTGATGAAATGTACGACCAATTGAGAAGCGAGTATGATTCAATGAAACGATCAGCCATCCAACCTGCAGGCAGCTTTTATCCAAGAAATGGGCCTGACTTGTTCGCCAACCCAGCTAACATGATGGATAACAGAGACAACATTAGAAAAG GGCCTAGAGAGGATGTATGGCCAGCGAGACAGAATAGCCCAAACTCTGGCACCTTTGATATATCTGTTGGCTCACCAGCGAAACAACCAGTCATCCCTGCCGATGCTGGTAACAGAAGGACAGGTGGTCACCCTGTTTTTGGAGCTGGAGCTAGTAATCCCTCAACGACTTTAAGAAACTTGATACTCTCTCCCATTAAGAGACCTCAGCTCTCTCGTAACCGCCCTCAGATGTTTAC aTTTTAA
- the LOC122289045 gene encoding E3 ubiquitin-protein ligase CCNB1IP1 homolog isoform X1 has protein sequence MRCNACWRELEGQAISTTCGHLLCTDDASKILSNDGACPICDQILSKSLMKPVDINPNDEWINMALAGVSPQILMKSAYRSVMFYIGQKELEMQFKMNRIFAQCRQKCEAMQEKFTEKLEQVHTAYQKMSKRCQMMEQEIESLSKDKQELQEKFSEKSRQKRKLDEMYDQLRSEYDSMKRSAIQPAGSFYPRNGPDLFANPANMMDNRDNIRKDDLFIAGWPLFTPDTPGPREDVWPARQNSPNSGTFDISVGSPAKQPVIPADAGNRRTGGHPVFGAGASNPSTTLRNLILSPIKRPQLSRNRPQMFTF, from the exons ATGAGATGCAATGCGTGCTGGCGAGAACTGGAAGGGCAAGCCATTTCCACCACCTGTGGTCACCTCTTGT GCACAGATGATGCTAGCAAGATCCTCAGTAACGATGGAGCATGTCCCATTTGTGACCAAATTCTCTCTAAGAG TCTGATGAAACCTGTAGATATCAATCCAAATGATGAATGGATAAAC ATGGCCTTGGCTGGAGTGTCTCCACAGATAT TGATGAAGAGTGCATACAGAAGTGTGATGTTCTACATCGGGCAAAAGGAATTGGAAATGCAGTTCAAGATGAACAGAATATTTGCTCAATGTCGGCAAAAATGTGAAGCAATGCAAGAAAAATTCACAGAAAAACTTGAGCAGGTGCATACTGCATATCAGAAAATGTCCAAGAGATGCCAAATGATGGAGCAAGAGATTGAGAGCTTGTCCAAGGATAAGCAGGAGCTCCAGGAAAAATTCTCTGAGAAATCCAG ACAGAAGAGAAAACTTGATGAAATGTACGACCAATTGAGAAGCGAGTATGATTCAATGAAACGATCAGCCATCCAACCTGCAGGCAGCTTTTATCCAAGAAATGGGCCTGACTTGTTCGCCAACCCAGCTAACATGATGGATAACAGAGACAACATTAGAAAAG ATGACTTATTTATAGCAGGTTGGCCGCTTTTTACTCCTGACACTCCAGGGCCTAGAGAGGATGTATGGCCAGCGAGACAGAATAGCCCAAACTCTGGCACCTTTGATATATCTGTTGGCTCACCAGCGAAACAACCAGTCATCCCTGCCGATGCTGGTAACAGAAGGACAGGTGGTCACCCTGTTTTTGGAGCTGGAGCTAGTAATCCCTCAACGACTTTAAGAAACTTGATACTCTCTCCCATTAAGAGACCTCAGCTCTCTCGTAACCGCCCTCAGATGTTTAC aTTTTAA
- the LOC122290385 gene encoding B-box zinc finger protein 22-like, which produces MKIQCNVCEAAEAAVLCCADEAALCWACDEKIHSANKLAIMHQRVPLSSSSSQIPKCDICQETVGYFFCLEDRALLCRKCDVAIHTANAYVSTHQRFLLTGVKVGLEFTKPVASSSSVKASSREKVLETKAHSGSRRDSLSPSAGQSNEVLPSHVGGVGDFAAPNVPYTGGSVAGVIPQWPIDEYLGLPEFNQIYGCMDNGSSKADRDTLGDSDSPFLRACEELEDEECLGQVPEASWAVPQVPSPPTASGLHQPKNSQNLSEGAVFVPDMSHLRVQNPMHCQHNHAL; this is translated from the exons ATGAAGATACAGTGCAACGTGTGCGAGGCGGCAGAGGCGGCGGTGCTGTGCTGCGCGGACGAGGCGGCGCTGTGTTGGGCCTGTGACGAGAAGATTCACTCGGCCAACAAGCTTGCCATCATGCACCAGAGGGTCCCTCTCTCGAGCTCCTCGTCTCAGATTCCCAAATGTGACATCTGCCAG GAGACAGTTGGCTACTTCTTTTGTCTAGAGGATCGAGCTTTACTCTGCAGAAAATGTGATGTTGCCATACATACAGCGAATGCTTATGTGTCCACGCATCAGAGATTTTTGCTAACTGGTGTTAAAGTTGGTCTTGAATTTACCAAACCTGTTGCTTCGTCTTCCTCAGTGAAGGCAAGTTCGAGGGAAAAAGTCCTGGAAACTAAAGCGCATTCTGGTTCTAGAAGAGACTCATTGTCTCCATCGGCTGGGCAATCCAATGAAGTATTACCCAGCCATGTTGGTGGAGTTGGGGACTTTGCAGCACCAAACGTACCCTATACTGGGGGTTCTGTTGCTGGAGTCATTCCCCAATGGCCTATAGATGAATATCTTGGGCTTCCTGAATTCAATCAGATTTATGGCTGCATGGACAACGGATCATCTAAG GCTGATCGTGACACACTCGGGGACTCTGATTCCCCATTTTTAAGAGCTTGTGAAGAACTGGAGGATGAAGAGTGTTTGGGTCAGGTGCCGGAGGCCTCATGGGCAGTGCCGCAGGTCCCTTCTCCACCTACTGCCTCAGGATTACACCAGCCGAAAAACTCTCAGAATTTGTCGGAAGGTGCAGTTTTTGTTCCTGATATGAGCCACTTGCGTGTTCAGAATCCCATGCATTGCCAACATAATCACGCACTCTAA
- the LOC122289045 gene encoding E3 ubiquitin-protein ligase CCNB1IP1 homolog isoform X7: MRCNACWRELEGQAISTTCGHLLCTDDASKILSNDGACPICDQILSKSLMKPVDINPNDEWINMALAGVSPQILMKSAYRSVMFYIGQKELEMQFKMNRIFAQCRQKCEAMQEKFTEKLEQVHTAYQKMSKRCQMMEQEIESLSKDKQELQEKFSEKSRQKRKLDEMYDQLRSEYDSMKRSAIQPAGSFYPRNGPDLFANPANMMDNRDNIRKGPREDVWPARQNSPNSGTFDISVGSPAKQPVIPADAGNRRTGGHPVFGAGASNPSTTLRNLILSPIKRPQLSRNRPQMFT; this comes from the exons ATGAGATGCAATGCGTGCTGGCGAGAACTGGAAGGGCAAGCCATTTCCACCACCTGTGGTCACCTCTTGT GCACAGATGATGCTAGCAAGATCCTCAGTAACGATGGAGCATGTCCCATTTGTGACCAAATTCTCTCTAAGAG TCTGATGAAACCTGTAGATATCAATCCAAATGATGAATGGATAAAC ATGGCCTTGGCTGGAGTGTCTCCACAGATAT TGATGAAGAGTGCATACAGAAGTGTGATGTTCTACATCGGGCAAAAGGAATTGGAAATGCAGTTCAAGATGAACAGAATATTTGCTCAATGTCGGCAAAAATGTGAAGCAATGCAAGAAAAATTCACAGAAAAACTTGAGCAGGTGCATACTGCATATCAGAAAATGTCCAAGAGATGCCAAATGATGGAGCAAGAGATTGAGAGCTTGTCCAAGGATAAGCAGGAGCTCCAGGAAAAATTCTCTGAGAAATCCAG ACAGAAGAGAAAACTTGATGAAATGTACGACCAATTGAGAAGCGAGTATGATTCAATGAAACGATCAGCCATCCAACCTGCAGGCAGCTTTTATCCAAGAAATGGGCCTGACTTGTTCGCCAACCCAGCTAACATGATGGATAACAGAGACAACATTAGAAAAG GGCCTAGAGAGGATGTATGGCCAGCGAGACAGAATAGCCCAAACTCTGGCACCTTTGATATATCTGTTGGCTCACCAGCGAAACAACCAGTCATCCCTGCCGATGCTGGTAACAGAAGGACAGGTGGTCACCCTGTTTTTGGAGCTGGAGCTAGTAATCCCTCAACGACTTTAAGAAACTTGATACTCTCTCCCATTAAGAGACCTCAGCTCTCTCGTAACCGCCCTCAGATGTTTACGTAA
- the LOC122289045 gene encoding E3 ubiquitin-protein ligase CCNB1IP1 homolog isoform X9, translating to MPPYHYTCHRSSVTSQSLDLMKPVDINPNDEWINMALAGVSPQILMKSAYRSVMFYIGQKELEMQFKMNRIFAQCRQKCEAMQEKFTEKLEQVHTAYQKMSKRCQMMEQEIESLSKDKQELQEKFSEKSRQKRKLDEMYDQLRSEYDSMKRSAIQPAGSFYPRNGPDLFANPANMMDNRDNIRKDDLFIAGWPLFTPDTPGPREDVWPARQNSPNSGTFDISVGSPAKQPVIPADAGNRRTGGHPVFGAGASNPSTTLRNLILSPIKRPQLSRNRPQMFTF from the exons ATGCCGCCATATCATTATACTTGTCATCGATCTTCAGTAACTAGCCAATCATTGGA TCTGATGAAACCTGTAGATATCAATCCAAATGATGAATGGATAAAC ATGGCCTTGGCTGGAGTGTCTCCACAGATAT TGATGAAGAGTGCATACAGAAGTGTGATGTTCTACATCGGGCAAAAGGAATTGGAAATGCAGTTCAAGATGAACAGAATATTTGCTCAATGTCGGCAAAAATGTGAAGCAATGCAAGAAAAATTCACAGAAAAACTTGAGCAGGTGCATACTGCATATCAGAAAATGTCCAAGAGATGCCAAATGATGGAGCAAGAGATTGAGAGCTTGTCCAAGGATAAGCAGGAGCTCCAGGAAAAATTCTCTGAGAAATCCAG ACAGAAGAGAAAACTTGATGAAATGTACGACCAATTGAGAAGCGAGTATGATTCAATGAAACGATCAGCCATCCAACCTGCAGGCAGCTTTTATCCAAGAAATGGGCCTGACTTGTTCGCCAACCCAGCTAACATGATGGATAACAGAGACAACATTAGAAAAG ATGACTTATTTATAGCAGGTTGGCCGCTTTTTACTCCTGACACTCCAGGGCCTAGAGAGGATGTATGGCCAGCGAGACAGAATAGCCCAAACTCTGGCACCTTTGATATATCTGTTGGCTCACCAGCGAAACAACCAGTCATCCCTGCCGATGCTGGTAACAGAAGGACAGGTGGTCACCCTGTTTTTGGAGCTGGAGCTAGTAATCCCTCAACGACTTTAAGAAACTTGATACTCTCTCCCATTAAGAGACCTCAGCTCTCTCGTAACCGCCCTCAGATGTTTAC aTTTTAA